Proteins co-encoded in one Candidatus Eisenbacteria bacterium genomic window:
- a CDS encoding c-type cytochrome: protein MKALVPVLIAMSLVLAVIGCMRTPPGLARGKELYRTCVPCHGDHGGGNASLAAPAIAGLPEWYLQAQLVKFKGGIRGAHPEDMEGARMRPMARSLYRPGDLESVAKYVAQLTRVRQPNTLAGGDVAAGEGLYAVCATCHGEDAGGIQDMNAPTLHGQADWYLYHQLEKFKSGMRGAHPEDVTGQQMAAMSTMLEDSTAMRNVIAYIRTLAK from the coding sequence GTGAAGGCGCTCGTCCCCGTGCTCATCGCGATGTCGTTGGTGCTCGCCGTGATCGGCTGCATGCGCACGCCACCCGGGCTCGCGCGCGGCAAGGAACTCTACCGGACCTGCGTTCCGTGTCACGGCGACCACGGCGGCGGCAATGCCAGCCTGGCGGCGCCGGCGATTGCCGGACTCCCCGAGTGGTATCTGCAAGCGCAGCTGGTCAAGTTCAAGGGCGGCATTCGTGGGGCGCATCCCGAGGACATGGAAGGCGCCCGCATGCGTCCGATGGCCAGGTCGCTCTACCGTCCCGGGGATCTCGAGTCGGTGGCGAAGTACGTGGCGCAGCTCACGCGCGTGCGGCAGCCGAACACGCTGGCGGGCGGCGACGTGGCGGCCGGCGAGGGTCTCTACGCCGTGTGCGCAACCTGTCACGGCGAGGACGCAGGTGGCATTCAGGACATGAACGCGCCCACACTGCACGGCCAGGCGGACTGGTACCTCTACCACCAGCTCGAGAAGTTCAAGAGCGGCATGCGCGGGGCGCATCCCGAGGACGTGACGGGCCAGCAGATGGCCGCGATGTCCACGATGCTCGAGGACTCCACCGCGATGAGGAACGTCATCGCCTACATCCGCACGCTCGCGAAGTGA
- a CDS encoding cytochrome C oxidase subunit II produces MMEPFFIKSLSSFSADIDNLILLVTVLAGFWFVLAEVLFFWLIFRFRARAGVRAQYVTGKEKHLKRWIDIPHIFILICDVVIIVAAVQVWVRVKQTLPPADETVRVIGQQWVWTFVHPGADKVLDTADDIAISDELHVVANQTYHFQLESRDVLHSFFVPVFRLKQDAIPGRTIVGWFKPTAAGAHDILCAEMCGIGHGIMGARIVIETPEEHAAWVEAHSPVVDAEPAASTETPPAPETGSTSGSAH; encoded by the coding sequence ATGATGGAGCCCTTCTTCATCAAGAGCTTGTCGAGCTTCTCGGCCGACATCGACAACCTGATCCTGCTCGTCACCGTGCTGGCGGGGTTCTGGTTCGTGCTCGCGGAAGTCCTGTTCTTCTGGCTGATCTTCCGGTTCCGTGCGCGAGCCGGCGTGCGTGCGCAGTACGTGACCGGCAAGGAGAAGCACCTCAAGCGCTGGATCGACATCCCGCACATCTTCATCCTGATCTGCGACGTCGTGATCATCGTCGCGGCGGTCCAGGTGTGGGTGCGCGTCAAACAGACGCTGCCACCGGCCGACGAAACCGTTCGCGTGATCGGGCAGCAGTGGGTGTGGACGTTCGTGCATCCGGGCGCCGACAAGGTGCTCGACACCGCGGACGACATCGCGATCTCGGACGAGCTGCACGTGGTCGCGAATCAGACCTATCACTTCCAGCTCGAGTCGCGGGACGTGCTGCACAGCTTCTTCGTGCCGGTCTTCCGTCTCAAGCAGGATGCGATTCCGGGACGTACGATCGTGGGCTGGTTCAAGCCGACCGCAGCGGGCGCGCACGACATTCTGTGCGCCGAGATGTGCGGGATCGGCCACGGCATCATGGGCGCGCGCATCGTGATCGAGACCCCTGAAGAACACGCGGCATGGGTCGAGGCGCACTCCCCCGTGGTGGACGCGGAACCCGCGGCATCCACCGAGACCCCACCCGCTCCCGAGACCGGCTCCACGTCCGGCTCGGCACATTGA